In Daphnia magna isolate NIES linkage group LG7, ASM2063170v1.1, whole genome shotgun sequence, a single genomic region encodes these proteins:
- the LOC116922105 gene encoding uncharacterized protein K02A2.6: MIVMGARVVIPKALQGDLLRDLLKMHQGTTKLRQRARLSVFWPNMDAEIVNLAGACEECTSSLPSHPPEPLRPHEPASRPFEQIHADLCQLNGRHFLIQVDAFSGWPHVVYFPDAHISAKKVINAVRELFINVGVPVKYWSDGGPQFPAAEFKQFLKEWGVSLGVSSPHFPQSNGVAEAGVKSMKKLIAGSFTSGSFDVNKFGQSLLLFRNTAVSGGRSPAQVVFNRPMRDCLPAHRRSFAAEWQKDADVLEKRARRAKELRTEHFNRRAHPLPPLQVGNAVLIQHPISKCWSTPGVITEVGPNRDYLVKTPAGRVFRRNRRFLRRRVPVMPAAVTPPTVPATPAPAIPGQAVVPCPAPDPAPVNQGEEDPPPRRSARVPKPSSLYPPHTWSK; the protein is encoded by the coding sequence ATGATTGTCATGGGAGCTCGAGTCGTCATTCCGAAGGCGCTGCAAGGCGATTTACTGCGCGACCTACTAAAAATGCACCAAGGCACCACCAAACTGCGGCAACGGGCACGACTTTCCGTCTTTTGGCCCAACATGGACGCTGAAATTGTAAATCTCGCCGGCGCATGCGAGGAATGCACTTCTAGCCTTCCATCACACCCGCCGGAACCTCTTCGACCTCACGAGCCAGCTTCGCGACCCTTTGAGCAGATTCATGCAGATCTCTGCCAACTCAACGGTCGTCATTTTCTCATCCAAGTCGATGCATTCAGCGGCTGGCCTCATGTCGTCTATTTTCCGGACGCCCACATTTCCGCCAAGAAAGTCATCAATGCTGTCCGGGAGCTATTCATCAACGTCGGTGTACCGGTCAAATACTGGTCAGATGGCGGCCCTCAATTCCCTGCAGCGGAATTTAAGCAATTTTTAAAGGAATGGGGAGTCTCACTCGGAGTGTCGTCTCCTCATTTTCCCCAGTCTAACGGCGTCGCGGAAGCCGGAGTGAAATCCATGAAGAAGCTGATCGCCGGATCATTCACCTCCGGATCGTTCGACGTCAACAAATTTGGACAGTCGCTACTTCTCTTCCGCAACACCGCCGTATCTGGTGGTCGTTCACCAGCTCAAGTCGTCTTCAATCGCCCCATGCGCGACTGCCTCCCAGCCCACCGCCGTTCGTTCGCTGCCGAGTGGCAGAAAGACGCCGACGTCCTCGAAAAAAGGGCAAGACGCGCGAAGGAGCTGAGGACAGAACATTTCAATCGCCGAGCACATCCCTTACCGCCCCTCCAGGTCGGCAACGCAGTCCTGATCCAGCACCCAATCTCAAAATGCTGGTCTACTCCCGGCGTCATCACCGAAGTCGGACCGAATCGTGACTATTTAGTCAAAACTCCCGCTGGACGTGTGTTCCGGCGAAACCGGCGCTTCCTACGTCGTCGAGTTCCAGTAATGCCTGCAGCCGTCACGCCGCCAACAGTACCCGCGACACCCGCCCCAGCCATCCCTGGGCAAGCTGTCGTCCCGTGCCCAGCACCCGACCCCGCTCCAGTCAACCAAGGCGAAGAAGACCCCCCTCCGCGACGTTCAGCGCGGGTCCCGAAGCCATCATCATTGTATCCCCCTCATACGTGGTCGAAATAA